One genomic segment of Ricinus communis isolate WT05 ecotype wild-type chromosome 5, ASM1957865v1, whole genome shotgun sequence includes these proteins:
- the LOC8284231 gene encoding RNA pseudouridine synthase 6, chloroplastic isoform X1, with translation MSSLTLASIFTCVCQSYGAPVSRLRTLTPTHSYFLNKHHADSAWFYSSSHKRTFCSQYSKPEVVFTTVTSCVNGYFEFQCLLSYSGYDRLLPCPSQNRPPRVEHLVVLEEGPVLDYICKALDLPPLFVADLIHFGAVHYALVCPQPPPTATPEQIRLFEEFTAPSVLKKRASIKGKTVREAQKTFRVSSVHQFLEVGTYLRVYVHPRRFPRCYEIDWKSRIIAVTESYVVLDKPAGTSVGGTTNNIEETCATFATRALGLTIPLKTTHQIDNCTEGCVVLARTNEYCPVFHGKIRENKVKKLYLALAACPVPVGVITHYMRPGNIPPRLVSEEFIEGWYLCQLEVLECRKVPWPDTVTEEKYSVEDCGWPSKDFAYECKINLLTGRTHQIRAQLAACGAPLVGDSMYMPAAIAEMANPGVNPFGKHKKQYTGENDESMGVAEWVERHGKEPSIAIGLQACEISWGDSKHIYKAGPPWWR, from the exons ATGAGTTCTCTGACGCTAGCTTCAATCTTCACCTGTGTCTGCCAGAGTTATGGCGCGCCAGTTTCTCGCCTGCGCACTTTAACGCCAACCCATTCTTATTTTCTCAATAAGCACCACGCTGACAGTGCTTGGTTTTATTCGAGTTCACATAAGAGAACGTTTTGCTCTCAATACTCCAAACCAGAAGTCGTTTTCACAACTGTCACTTCCTGTGTCAATGGGTATTTCGAATTTCAATGCCTATTAAG CTATTCAGGCTATGATCGCTTGCTTCCATGCCCCTCACAAAATAGACCGCCAAGAGTTGAGCACTTGGTTGTTTTAGAGGAAGGGCCTGTACTTGACTATATATGCAAAGCTCTGGATCTTCCTCCTCT GTTTGTTGCGGACCTTATCCATTTTGGAGCTGTACATTATGCCCTTGTATGCCCACAGCCACCTCCGACAGCAACTCCAGAGCAGATTAGGTTATTTGAAGAATTTACAGCCCCGTCAGTTCTGAAGAAGAGAGCTTCCATCAAAGGGAAAACGGTACGAGAAGCACAAAAAACTTTTCGAGTTTCTAGCGTTCACCAGTTTCTTGAAGTTGGAACATATTTGCGGGTTTATGTGCACCCAAGGCGCTTCCCAAG GTGCTATGAAATTGATTGGAAATCAAGAATTATAGCTGTGACTGAATCTTATGTTGTTCTGGACAAACCTGCTGGTACATCA GTAGGAGGAACTACAAACAATATAGAAGAAACTTGCGCTACCTTTGCCACTCGTGCCTTGGGATTAACTATTCCATTGAAGACTACCCATCAGATTGACAATTGTACAGAGGGCTG TGTTGTGTTAGCTAGGACTAATGAGTACTGTCCAGTTTTCCATGGAAAAATCAGA GAGAACAAGGTGAAGAAGCTTTATCTTGCTCTTGCCGCATGTCCTGTACCAGTGGGAGTAATTACACATTACATGCGTCCTGGTAATATTCCTCCAAGACTTGTTTCAGAAG AATTTATAGAAGGATGGTACTTGTGTCAACTTGAGGTCTTGGAATGCAGAAAGGTCCCTTGGCCAGATACTGTAACTGAAGAGAAATATTCTGTTGAAGATTGCGGGTGGCCGTCAAAAGATTTTGCTTATGAGTGTAAGATCAATCTTTTGACTGGCCGAACACATCAG ATTCGAGCTCAATTAGCTGCCTGTGGCGCACCATTGGTGGGCGACTCAATGTACATGCCAGCTGCAATTGCAGAAATGGCAAATCCTGGAGTTAACCCATTTGGCAAACACAAAAAACAGTATACTGGTGAGAATGATGAATCAATGGGTGTTGCTGAGTGGGTTGAACGACATGGAAAGGAACCAAGTATTGCTATTGGTCTTCAGGCCTGTGAAATTTCATGGGGTGACAGCAAGCACATTTACAAGGCTGGACCTCCCTGGTGGAGATGA
- the LOC8284231 gene encoding RNA pseudouridine synthase 6, chloroplastic isoform X3, whose protein sequence is MVLFGCWKSSVFRMQMFLELDIHYCSLFRPLISYSGYDRLLPCPSQNRPPRVEHLVVLEEGPVLDYICKALDLPPLFVADLIHFGAVHYALVCPQPPPTATPEQIRLFEEFTAPSVLKKRASIKGKTVREAQKTFRVSSVHQFLEVGTYLRVYVHPRRFPRCYEIDWKSRIIAVTESYVVLDKPAGTSVGGTTNNIEETCATFATRALGLTIPLKTTHQIDNCTEGCVVLARTNEYCPVFHGKIRENKVKKLYLALAACPVPVGVITHYMRPGNIPPRLVSEEFIEGWYLCQLEVLECRKVPWPDTVTEEKYSVEDCGWPSKDFAYECKINLLTGRTHQIRAQLAACGAPLVGDSMYMPAAIAEMANPGVNPFGKHKKQYTGENDESMGVAEWVERHGKEPSIAIGLQACEISWGDSKHIYKAGPPWWR, encoded by the exons aTGGTTTTATTTGGTTGTTGGAAGAGTTCAGTTTTCAGAATGCAAATGTTTTTAGAGCTTGACATCCATTACTGTTCTTTATTTAGGCCTTTGATAAG CTATTCAGGCTATGATCGCTTGCTTCCATGCCCCTCACAAAATAGACCGCCAAGAGTTGAGCACTTGGTTGTTTTAGAGGAAGGGCCTGTACTTGACTATATATGCAAAGCTCTGGATCTTCCTCCTCT GTTTGTTGCGGACCTTATCCATTTTGGAGCTGTACATTATGCCCTTGTATGCCCACAGCCACCTCCGACAGCAACTCCAGAGCAGATTAGGTTATTTGAAGAATTTACAGCCCCGTCAGTTCTGAAGAAGAGAGCTTCCATCAAAGGGAAAACGGTACGAGAAGCACAAAAAACTTTTCGAGTTTCTAGCGTTCACCAGTTTCTTGAAGTTGGAACATATTTGCGGGTTTATGTGCACCCAAGGCGCTTCCCAAG GTGCTATGAAATTGATTGGAAATCAAGAATTATAGCTGTGACTGAATCTTATGTTGTTCTGGACAAACCTGCTGGTACATCA GTAGGAGGAACTACAAACAATATAGAAGAAACTTGCGCTACCTTTGCCACTCGTGCCTTGGGATTAACTATTCCATTGAAGACTACCCATCAGATTGACAATTGTACAGAGGGCTG TGTTGTGTTAGCTAGGACTAATGAGTACTGTCCAGTTTTCCATGGAAAAATCAGA GAGAACAAGGTGAAGAAGCTTTATCTTGCTCTTGCCGCATGTCCTGTACCAGTGGGAGTAATTACACATTACATGCGTCCTGGTAATATTCCTCCAAGACTTGTTTCAGAAG AATTTATAGAAGGATGGTACTTGTGTCAACTTGAGGTCTTGGAATGCAGAAAGGTCCCTTGGCCAGATACTGTAACTGAAGAGAAATATTCTGTTGAAGATTGCGGGTGGCCGTCAAAAGATTTTGCTTATGAGTGTAAGATCAATCTTTTGACTGGCCGAACACATCAG ATTCGAGCTCAATTAGCTGCCTGTGGCGCACCATTGGTGGGCGACTCAATGTACATGCCAGCTGCAATTGCAGAAATGGCAAATCCTGGAGTTAACCCATTTGGCAAACACAAAAAACAGTATACTGGTGAGAATGATGAATCAATGGGTGTTGCTGAGTGGGTTGAACGACATGGAAAGGAACCAAGTATTGCTATTGGTCTTCAGGCCTGTGAAATTTCATGGGGTGACAGCAAGCACATTTACAAGGCTGGACCTCCCTGGTGGAGATGA
- the LOC8284231 gene encoding RNA pseudouridine synthase 6, chloroplastic isoform X2 yields MSSLTLASIFTCVCQSYGAPVSRLRTLTPTHSYFLNKHHADSAWFYSSSHKRTFCSQYSKPEVVFTTVTSCVNGYSGYDRLLPCPSQNRPPRVEHLVVLEEGPVLDYICKALDLPPLFVADLIHFGAVHYALVCPQPPPTATPEQIRLFEEFTAPSVLKKRASIKGKTVREAQKTFRVSSVHQFLEVGTYLRVYVHPRRFPRCYEIDWKSRIIAVTESYVVLDKPAGTSVGGTTNNIEETCATFATRALGLTIPLKTTHQIDNCTEGCVVLARTNEYCPVFHGKIRENKVKKLYLALAACPVPVGVITHYMRPGNIPPRLVSEEFIEGWYLCQLEVLECRKVPWPDTVTEEKYSVEDCGWPSKDFAYECKINLLTGRTHQIRAQLAACGAPLVGDSMYMPAAIAEMANPGVNPFGKHKKQYTGENDESMGVAEWVERHGKEPSIAIGLQACEISWGDSKHIYKAGPPWWR; encoded by the exons ATGAGTTCTCTGACGCTAGCTTCAATCTTCACCTGTGTCTGCCAGAGTTATGGCGCGCCAGTTTCTCGCCTGCGCACTTTAACGCCAACCCATTCTTATTTTCTCAATAAGCACCACGCTGACAGTGCTTGGTTTTATTCGAGTTCACATAAGAGAACGTTTTGCTCTCAATACTCCAAACCAGAAGTCGTTTTCACAACTGTCACTTCCTGTGTCAATGG CTATTCAGGCTATGATCGCTTGCTTCCATGCCCCTCACAAAATAGACCGCCAAGAGTTGAGCACTTGGTTGTTTTAGAGGAAGGGCCTGTACTTGACTATATATGCAAAGCTCTGGATCTTCCTCCTCT GTTTGTTGCGGACCTTATCCATTTTGGAGCTGTACATTATGCCCTTGTATGCCCACAGCCACCTCCGACAGCAACTCCAGAGCAGATTAGGTTATTTGAAGAATTTACAGCCCCGTCAGTTCTGAAGAAGAGAGCTTCCATCAAAGGGAAAACGGTACGAGAAGCACAAAAAACTTTTCGAGTTTCTAGCGTTCACCAGTTTCTTGAAGTTGGAACATATTTGCGGGTTTATGTGCACCCAAGGCGCTTCCCAAG GTGCTATGAAATTGATTGGAAATCAAGAATTATAGCTGTGACTGAATCTTATGTTGTTCTGGACAAACCTGCTGGTACATCA GTAGGAGGAACTACAAACAATATAGAAGAAACTTGCGCTACCTTTGCCACTCGTGCCTTGGGATTAACTATTCCATTGAAGACTACCCATCAGATTGACAATTGTACAGAGGGCTG TGTTGTGTTAGCTAGGACTAATGAGTACTGTCCAGTTTTCCATGGAAAAATCAGA GAGAACAAGGTGAAGAAGCTTTATCTTGCTCTTGCCGCATGTCCTGTACCAGTGGGAGTAATTACACATTACATGCGTCCTGGTAATATTCCTCCAAGACTTGTTTCAGAAG AATTTATAGAAGGATGGTACTTGTGTCAACTTGAGGTCTTGGAATGCAGAAAGGTCCCTTGGCCAGATACTGTAACTGAAGAGAAATATTCTGTTGAAGATTGCGGGTGGCCGTCAAAAGATTTTGCTTATGAGTGTAAGATCAATCTTTTGACTGGCCGAACACATCAG ATTCGAGCTCAATTAGCTGCCTGTGGCGCACCATTGGTGGGCGACTCAATGTACATGCCAGCTGCAATTGCAGAAATGGCAAATCCTGGAGTTAACCCATTTGGCAAACACAAAAAACAGTATACTGGTGAGAATGATGAATCAATGGGTGTTGCTGAGTGGGTTGAACGACATGGAAAGGAACCAAGTATTGCTATTGGTCTTCAGGCCTGTGAAATTTCATGGGGTGACAGCAAGCACATTTACAAGGCTGGACCTCCCTGGTGGAGATGA